In Montipora capricornis isolate CH-2021 chromosome 4, ASM3666992v2, whole genome shotgun sequence, a single genomic region encodes these proteins:
- the LOC138047613 gene encoding phosphatase and actin regulator 1-like isoform X2: MEVAAEGRTSPSAPLNLSRERSNSDPGHREPTVIMNGGNTVPTRRAPTFFTSMEVGPPISGAHSIPNTPPTVRRSKLAISIGRFLRPWKWRKRKKSQKFITTSQKLERKLSVRTNREELIKKGILPITDEEKENENETSNLQSNGPLLGNKISPTMDKSSPQIQQGNLFPNNEDSQELQVKELDTMSMMDQLTLELARRVTAESSSEGETVFKTQDDRRIDTAGQQARFVVVQTAGQESGKKESDISRKWQVAEPHDSSYSDSDEEEETQGIVTGLASKLKRRDSLALKLRSRPSQSELEARNILPTKTEEEKLERKNEVGTKLIRRLSTRPTAQELRERNILKSSSEEEAKEEKEEKKRVLTRKLSRRPTVQELRAKKILKFNDYVECCDVHDYDRRADKPWTRLTPEDKAAIRKELNEFKSKEMEVHVESRQYTRFHRP, encoded by the exons ATGGAGGTCGCAGCTGAAGGCAGAACATCCCCTTCTGCACCCTTAAATCTTTCACGAGAACGTTCAAATAGCGACCCAGGTCACAGAGAACCAACTGTTATTATGAATGGAGGCAATACCGTGCCGACAAGGAGAGCTCCAACTTTTTTTACCTCAATGGAAGTTGGTCCTCCTATAAGTGGAGCTCACTCAATCCCAAACACTCCTCCTACCGTTCGACGTAGTAAACTTGCCATCAGTATAGGAAGGTTTCTTCGACCCTGGAAATGgcgaaagagaaagaaaagccAGAAGTTTATTACAACTTCTCAAA AGCTGGAGAGAAAATTGTCAGTGCGTACAAACAGAGAGGAATTGATTAAAAAAGGAATTCTTCCCATAACAGATGAAG AGAAGGAAAATGAGAATGAAACATCAAATCTTCAGTCAAATGGTCCATTGCTTGGGAATAAGATATCACCTACGATGGATAAGAGTTCACCACAGATTCAACAAGGCAACTTATTTCCTAACAATGAAGACAGTCAAGAGCTCCAGGTTAAAGAATTGGATACGATGAGCATGATGGATCAACTCACTCTAGAACTGG CTCGGAGGGTCACAGCAGAGAGTTCTTCAGAAGGAGAAACTGTCTTCAAAACTCAGGATGATAGACGTATTGATACAGCAGGGCAGCAAGCAAG ATTTGTTGTTGTTCAAACCGCTGGCCAGGAAAGTGGAAAAAAAGAATCGGACATATCAAGAAAATGGCAGGTAGCCGAACCCCATGACAGTAGCTATTCTGACTCAGATGAAGAAGAGGAAACACAGGGAATTGTTActg GGTTAGCATCAAAGCTGAAGAGGAGAGATAGTTTAGCACTAAAATTAAGAAGCCGACCAAGTCAGAGTGAACTTGAGGCCAGAAACATACTGCCAA CGaaaacagaagaagagaaattAGAAAGAAAGAATGAAGTAGGAACAAAACTTATAAG GCGGCTAAGTACTCGCCCCACAGCCCAAGAGCTTAGAGagagaaatattttgaaat CATCATCTGAAGAAGaggcaaaagaggaaaaagaagaaaagaaacgaGTATTAACTAGAAAG TTAAGTAGAAGACCAACAGTCCAAGAATTGAGGGCAAAAAAGATCTTAAAGTTTAATGATTATGTTGAGTGTTGCGATGTCCATGACTACGATAGAAG AGCTGACAAACCTTGGACAAGACTAACCCCAGAAGACAAA
- the LOC138047613 gene encoding phosphatase and actin regulator 1-like isoform X1: MEVAAEGRTSPSAPLNLSRERSNSDPGHREPTVIMNGGNTVPTRRAPTFFTSMEVGPPISGAHSIPNTPPTVRRSKLAISIGRFLRPWKWRKRKKSQKFITTSQKLERKLSVRTNREELIKKGILPITDEEKENENETSNLQSNGPLLGNKISPTMDKSSPQIQQGNLFPNNEDSQELQVKELDTMSMMDQLTLELARRVTAESSSEGETVFKTQDDRRIDTAGQQASIFSRFVVVQTAGQESGKKESDISRKWQVAEPHDSSYSDSDEEEETQGIVTGLASKLKRRDSLALKLRSRPSQSELEARNILPTKTEEEKLERKNEVGTKLIRRLSTRPTAQELRERNILKSSSEEEAKEEKEEKKRVLTRKLSRRPTVQELRAKKILKFNDYVECCDVHDYDRRADKPWTRLTPEDKAAIRKELNEFKSKEMEVHVESRQYTRFHRP, translated from the exons ATGGAGGTCGCAGCTGAAGGCAGAACATCCCCTTCTGCACCCTTAAATCTTTCACGAGAACGTTCAAATAGCGACCCAGGTCACAGAGAACCAACTGTTATTATGAATGGAGGCAATACCGTGCCGACAAGGAGAGCTCCAACTTTTTTTACCTCAATGGAAGTTGGTCCTCCTATAAGTGGAGCTCACTCAATCCCAAACACTCCTCCTACCGTTCGACGTAGTAAACTTGCCATCAGTATAGGAAGGTTTCTTCGACCCTGGAAATGgcgaaagagaaagaaaagccAGAAGTTTATTACAACTTCTCAAA AGCTGGAGAGAAAATTGTCAGTGCGTACAAACAGAGAGGAATTGATTAAAAAAGGAATTCTTCCCATAACAGATGAAG AGAAGGAAAATGAGAATGAAACATCAAATCTTCAGTCAAATGGTCCATTGCTTGGGAATAAGATATCACCTACGATGGATAAGAGTTCACCACAGATTCAACAAGGCAACTTATTTCCTAACAATGAAGACAGTCAAGAGCTCCAGGTTAAAGAATTGGATACGATGAGCATGATGGATCAACTCACTCTAGAACTGG CTCGGAGGGTCACAGCAGAGAGTTCTTCAGAAGGAGAAACTGTCTTCAAAACTCAGGATGATAGACGTATTGATACAGCAGGGCAGCAAGCAAG TATTTTCTCTAGATTTGTTGTTGTTCAAACCGCTGGCCAGGAAAGTGGAAAAAAAGAATCGGACATATCAAGAAAATGGCAGGTAGCCGAACCCCATGACAGTAGCTATTCTGACTCAGATGAAGAAGAGGAAACACAGGGAATTGTTActg GGTTAGCATCAAAGCTGAAGAGGAGAGATAGTTTAGCACTAAAATTAAGAAGCCGACCAAGTCAGAGTGAACTTGAGGCCAGAAACATACTGCCAA CGaaaacagaagaagagaaattAGAAAGAAAGAATGAAGTAGGAACAAAACTTATAAG GCGGCTAAGTACTCGCCCCACAGCCCAAGAGCTTAGAGagagaaatattttgaaat CATCATCTGAAGAAGaggcaaaagaggaaaaagaagaaaagaaacgaGTATTAACTAGAAAG TTAAGTAGAAGACCAACAGTCCAAGAATTGAGGGCAAAAAAGATCTTAAAGTTTAATGATTATGTTGAGTGTTGCGATGTCCATGACTACGATAGAAG AGCTGACAAACCTTGGACAAGACTAACCCCAGAAGACAAA